A genomic segment from Amycolatopsis camponoti encodes:
- a CDS encoding LamG-like jellyroll fold domain-containing protein, translating to MNPAFRRVLAVLAALTLFAALPVTAAAADPDPALAGHWTFDEGSGTTAADTAGDHPATLNSGAGWGPGIRGGAVTTDGTSGFADAGAPVLDTTKSFSVSSWVKLDKTSGFQTFVSIDGTQVSTFFLQFRDDSRRFAFTRLAGDAPADGVVAGANFDPVAGQWYQLTGVFDAAMSTLSLYVDGTRQATVAAPAGWAGTGHLVIGRGKYGGNPVDYVDGTIDDVRAYRGVLTPADAARLAIAGHWALDEGTGTTAADDSLDARTATLTGGATWGDGVVGPHGVTLNGTDAAIDAPAPVVDTAQSFSVSAWVKPTAATGFRTAVSVDGSTISGFYLQRAADGRFAFTRRAADGDTALSAAVSTLPAQADQWQHVAGVYNRAAGTLSLYVNGTLQQSVPFTTPWTAGGHLVIGRGKWAGSPADWFAGGVDDVRAYPTPLTASAVAALAASGSWHFDEGAGTVARDSSANAADGTLRGATWTAGAAGKAVQLDGKSTVDMGASPAFDTGTGSLSLAAWFRTSADGTLVDHGDGYALGVTGGKLTARIGTVQVTTTGGGLADGSWHHAAVVLDRASQRLTVYADGDAAAVTSTCGTPTGTTLDVSACPASGTSTAAFTVGAGFTGAIDEVELRRFPLSAAQIGTLAGANQLAVDANVVRANTRPTTYGSILEDISHSVEGGLYAELVRNRTFKEAYQRGSGAGDTPVPYWSPLTSAGASGTYAIDTATPLNTALDRSLKLHADAVPAGGRVAAANVGYYGVAAKPATKYTGSFFARGTWTGAVRVSLEKPDGTVLASKDVQPVGASWAQQTFSFTTPSTITTSTDNRVVVSLVNKGKKTLAGDAWFQQVSLFPPTFKNHGVRLDLGQKLAAMKLGLFRVPGGNFLEGNTLDTRFAWKNTIGKPEERPGHQNTAWGYWSTDGFGILDYLELSEDIGAQPLLALFAGYTLNGQHVSQADYPQYVQEALDEIEYAIGDASTTWGAKRVADGHPAAFDLHYVEVGNEDWFDGSGSYAWRFTDMFNAIKAKYPQLTVIATTGGLQGGAASNTSTGVRPDAADDHYYQSPQWFTDNSTRYDTADRSGPDILVGEYGAQDGRPTGTLAAAIGEAAFLTGLERNSDVVIGSMYAPVLVQENQSSWPVNLIGFDAGSSYGSPSYWVQQMFSSTLGKQIVTSRLNQGSPLRQVVNVTTKAGRKTFTVKLVNPTGQVQTARLALTGVTAVDGTGTLTTLTGDPAGRNSLAAPAAIVPQTREITGLAATSKLTLPANSVTTLVLTGR from the coding sequence ATGAACCCCGCTTTCCGGCGCGTCCTGGCCGTGCTCGCGGCCCTGACCCTGTTCGCCGCCTTGCCCGTCACGGCCGCCGCGGCCGACCCGGACCCGGCGCTCGCCGGGCACTGGACGTTCGACGAAGGCAGCGGCACGACCGCCGCCGACACCGCGGGCGACCACCCCGCCACCCTGAACTCAGGGGCGGGCTGGGGCCCAGGCATCCGCGGCGGCGCCGTGACGACCGACGGTACGAGCGGGTTCGCCGATGCCGGCGCGCCCGTGCTGGACACGACGAAGAGCTTCTCCGTCAGCAGCTGGGTCAAGCTCGACAAGACGTCGGGCTTCCAGACGTTCGTCAGCATCGACGGCACCCAGGTCAGCACCTTCTTCCTGCAGTTCCGCGACGACTCGCGCCGGTTCGCCTTCACCCGCCTCGCCGGGGACGCCCCGGCCGACGGCGTTGTCGCGGGCGCGAACTTCGACCCGGTCGCGGGCCAGTGGTACCAGCTCACCGGGGTGTTCGACGCGGCGATGTCAACGCTGTCGTTGTACGTGGACGGCACCCGGCAGGCCACGGTGGCCGCGCCCGCCGGCTGGGCCGGCACCGGCCACCTGGTGATCGGCCGCGGCAAGTACGGCGGCAACCCGGTGGACTACGTGGACGGCACGATCGACGACGTCCGCGCCTACCGCGGCGTGCTGACCCCGGCCGACGCCGCCCGGCTGGCCATCGCCGGGCACTGGGCCCTCGACGAAGGCACCGGCACCACCGCGGCCGACGACTCCCTCGACGCGCGCACCGCCACCCTGACCGGCGGCGCGACCTGGGGCGACGGCGTCGTCGGCCCGCACGGCGTCACGCTGAACGGCACCGACGCGGCGATCGACGCCCCGGCCCCGGTCGTCGACACCGCGCAGAGCTTCTCGGTGTCCGCGTGGGTCAAGCCGACGGCGGCCACCGGCTTCCGGACCGCCGTGAGCGTCGACGGCTCGACGATCAGCGGCTTCTACCTCCAGCGCGCGGCCGACGGCCGGTTCGCGTTCACGCGCCGGGCGGCCGACGGCGACACGGCGTTGTCCGCGGCCGTCTCGACGCTGCCCGCGCAGGCCGACCAGTGGCAGCACGTCGCCGGCGTCTACAACCGCGCCGCCGGCACGCTTTCCCTGTACGTCAACGGAACCCTGCAGCAGAGCGTTCCGTTCACGACGCCGTGGACCGCGGGCGGGCACCTGGTCATCGGGCGCGGCAAGTGGGCCGGCAGCCCGGCCGACTGGTTCGCCGGAGGAGTGGACGACGTCCGCGCCTACCCGACGCCGCTGACCGCGTCCGCCGTCGCCGCGCTGGCGGCGAGCGGGTCGTGGCACTTCGACGAAGGCGCGGGCACGGTCGCGCGTGACTCTTCGGCCAACGCGGCCGACGGCACCCTGCGCGGCGCCACCTGGACCGCGGGCGCGGCGGGCAAGGCCGTCCAGCTCGACGGCAAGTCCACTGTGGACATGGGCGCCTCGCCCGCGTTCGACACCGGCACCGGCTCGCTCTCCCTGGCCGCGTGGTTCCGCACGAGTGCGGACGGCACCCTTGTCGACCACGGCGACGGCTACGCGCTCGGCGTGACCGGCGGCAAGCTCACCGCGCGGATCGGCACCGTCCAGGTGACGACCACCGGGGGTGGACTCGCCGACGGCAGCTGGCACCACGCCGCCGTCGTCCTCGACCGCGCGTCACAGCGGCTCACCGTCTACGCCGACGGCGACGCGGCCGCGGTCACCAGCACCTGCGGCACCCCCACCGGCACCACCCTCGACGTCTCCGCCTGCCCGGCGTCCGGGACCAGCACCGCGGCCTTCACCGTCGGTGCCGGGTTCACGGGCGCGATCGACGAGGTCGAGCTGCGCCGCTTCCCGCTGTCCGCGGCCCAGATCGGCACTCTCGCCGGGGCCAACCAGCTGGCCGTGGACGCCAACGTCGTCCGCGCCAACACCCGCCCGACGACCTACGGCTCGATCCTCGAGGACATCAGCCACTCCGTCGAAGGCGGGCTCTACGCCGAACTGGTCCGCAACCGCACCTTCAAGGAGGCCTACCAGCGCGGCAGCGGCGCGGGCGACACGCCCGTCCCGTACTGGTCGCCGCTCACCTCGGCCGGCGCGTCCGGCACCTACGCGATCGACACCGCGACCCCGCTGAACACCGCGCTCGACCGGTCGCTGAAGCTGCACGCCGACGCGGTCCCGGCCGGTGGGCGCGTGGCGGCCGCCAACGTCGGCTACTACGGCGTCGCGGCGAAACCGGCCACGAAGTACACCGGCAGCTTCTTCGCCCGCGGAACCTGGACCGGCGCCGTCCGTGTCAGCCTGGAGAAGCCGGACGGCACCGTGCTGGCGAGCAAGGACGTCCAGCCGGTCGGCGCGAGCTGGGCGCAGCAGACGTTCAGCTTCACCACGCCGTCGACGATCACGACGTCCACCGACAACCGGGTCGTCGTCTCGCTGGTCAACAAGGGGAAGAAGACACTCGCCGGGGACGCCTGGTTCCAGCAGGTGTCGCTGTTCCCGCCGACGTTCAAGAACCACGGCGTCCGCCTCGACCTCGGGCAGAAGCTCGCCGCGATGAAGCTCGGCCTGTTCCGCGTCCCGGGCGGCAACTTCCTCGAGGGCAACACGCTCGACACGCGGTTCGCGTGGAAGAACACCATCGGCAAGCCGGAAGAACGGCCCGGCCACCAGAACACCGCGTGGGGCTACTGGTCCACCGACGGCTTCGGCATCCTCGACTACCTCGAGCTGTCCGAGGACATCGGCGCCCAGCCGCTCTTGGCCCTGTTCGCCGGTTACACCTTGAACGGCCAGCACGTCAGCCAGGCCGACTACCCGCAGTACGTCCAGGAAGCGCTCGACGAGATCGAGTACGCCATCGGCGACGCCTCCACGACGTGGGGCGCGAAGCGGGTCGCCGACGGGCATCCGGCGGCGTTCGACCTGCACTACGTCGAGGTCGGCAACGAGGACTGGTTCGACGGCTCGGGCAGCTACGCCTGGCGCTTCACCGACATGTTCAACGCCATCAAGGCGAAGTACCCCCAGCTGACCGTCATCGCCACCACCGGCGGCCTGCAGGGCGGGGCCGCGTCGAACACGTCGACCGGGGTGCGCCCGGACGCCGCGGACGACCACTACTACCAGTCGCCGCAGTGGTTCACCGACAACTCGACCCGGTACGACACGGCGGACCGCAGCGGCCCGGACATCCTCGTCGGCGAGTACGGCGCCCAGGACGGCCGGCCCACCGGCACCCTGGCCGCCGCCATCGGCGAGGCCGCGTTCCTCACCGGGCTCGAACGCAACAGCGACGTCGTCATCGGCTCGATGTACGCGCCGGTGCTGGTCCAGGAGAACCAGTCCAGCTGGCCGGTCAACCTGATCGGCTTCGACGCCGGGAGCAGCTACGGCTCACCGTCGTACTGGGTGCAGCAGATGTTCTCCAGCACGCTCGGCAAGCAGATCGTGACCAGCCGCCTGAACCAGGGCAGCCCGCTGCGTCAGGTGGTGAACGTGACCACCAAGGCAGGAAGGAAGACGTTCACGGTCAAGCTCGTCAACCCGACCGGCCAGGTGCAGACCGCGCGGCTCGCGCTCACCGGTGTCACCGCCGTCGACGGCACCGGGACGCTCACCACGCTCACCGGCGACCCGGCGGGGCGCAACAGCCTCGCCGCGCCGGCCGCCATCGTGCCGCAGACCAGGGAGATCACCGGGCTGGCGGCGACGTCGAAGCTGACGTTGCCCGCGAACTCCGTGACGACCCTGGTCCTGACCGGCCGCTAG
- the araB gene encoding ribulokinase, with protein sequence MAEPLTVGVDFGTLSGRAVVVRVRDGAELCSAVFEYPHGVLDETLPATGRALPPDWALQVPADYVGVLRNAVPAALRDAGADPADVVGIATDFTACTMVPTTADGTPLCELPEFEAEPHAYVKLWKHHSAQPQAVRINDLARARGEKWLPRYGGLISSEWEFAKGLELFEEAPAVYAAMRHWVEAADWIVWQLTGTYVRNACTAGYKGILQDGQYPSRDFLRELSPGFESFVADKLEHPLGQLGSRAGGLTAEAAGWTGLPEGIAVAVGNVDAHVTAPAANAVEPGQMVAIMGTSTCHVMNGAELREVPGMCGVVDGGIVTGLWGYEAGQSGVGDIFGWFADHFARDGHEQLTRLAARQEIGEHGLVALDWHSGNRSVLVDHELSGVIVGQTLATRPEDVYRALLEATAFGTRKIVETFGEAGVPVTELIIAGGLVKNALLMQIYADVTNLPLSVIGSEQGPALGSAIHAAVAAGAHPDVRAAAAAMGSVRRAVFQPVPAHVAAYDELYAEYTTLHDYFGRGGNDVMHRLAARRREVAKGRS encoded by the coding sequence GTGGCAGAACCACTCACCGTCGGCGTCGACTTCGGCACGCTGTCGGGCCGCGCGGTGGTCGTGCGGGTCCGTGACGGGGCCGAGCTCTGCTCCGCGGTTTTCGAGTACCCGCACGGGGTGCTCGACGAGACGCTGCCCGCGACCGGCCGCGCACTGCCGCCGGACTGGGCGCTGCAGGTGCCCGCGGACTACGTCGGGGTCCTCCGCAACGCCGTACCGGCGGCGCTGCGGGACGCGGGCGCCGACCCGGCCGACGTCGTCGGCATCGCCACCGACTTCACGGCGTGCACCATGGTCCCGACGACCGCCGACGGCACGCCGCTGTGCGAGCTGCCCGAGTTCGAAGCCGAGCCGCACGCCTACGTCAAGCTCTGGAAGCACCACTCGGCCCAGCCACAGGCCGTCCGCATCAACGACCTGGCCCGCGCCCGCGGCGAGAAGTGGCTGCCGCGCTACGGCGGGCTGATCTCCTCGGAGTGGGAGTTCGCCAAGGGACTCGAGCTGTTCGAAGAGGCCCCGGCCGTCTACGCGGCGATGCGGCACTGGGTCGAGGCGGCCGACTGGATCGTCTGGCAGCTGACCGGGACGTACGTCCGCAACGCGTGCACGGCCGGGTACAAGGGCATCCTGCAGGACGGCCAGTACCCGAGCCGCGACTTCCTCCGCGAGCTTTCGCCGGGCTTCGAGTCCTTCGTGGCCGACAAGCTGGAACACCCCTTGGGGCAGCTGGGTTCGCGCGCGGGCGGCCTGACCGCGGAGGCGGCCGGGTGGACCGGGCTGCCGGAAGGCATCGCGGTCGCCGTCGGCAACGTCGACGCGCACGTGACCGCGCCCGCCGCGAACGCCGTGGAGCCCGGGCAGATGGTCGCGATCATGGGCACCTCGACGTGCCACGTGATGAACGGCGCCGAGCTGCGCGAGGTCCCCGGCATGTGCGGGGTCGTCGACGGCGGCATCGTGACCGGGCTGTGGGGCTACGAAGCCGGGCAGAGCGGCGTCGGCGACATCTTCGGCTGGTTCGCCGACCACTTCGCCCGGGACGGGCACGAGCAGCTGACCCGGTTGGCCGCCCGGCAGGAGATCGGCGAGCACGGGCTCGTCGCGCTGGACTGGCACAGCGGCAACCGCTCGGTGCTCGTCGACCACGAGCTGTCCGGCGTCATCGTCGGGCAGACCCTGGCGACCCGCCCCGAGGACGTCTACCGCGCACTGCTGGAGGCCACGGCGTTCGGCACCCGCAAGATCGTCGAGACGTTCGGCGAGGCCGGCGTGCCGGTCACCGAGCTGATCATCGCGGGCGGGCTCGTGAAGAACGCGCTGCTGATGCAGATCTACGCCGACGTCACGAACCTCCCGCTGTCGGTCATCGGCTCCGAGCAGGGACCCGCGCTCGGGTCGGCCATCCACGCGGCCGTCGCCGCCGGGGCCCACCCGGACGTCCGCGCCGCCGCCGCGGCGATGGGCTCGGTCCGGCGCGCGGTGTTCCAGCCGGTGCCGGCCCACGTCGCCGCCTACGACGAGCTGTACGCCGAGTACACGACGCTGCACGACTACTTCGGCCGCGGCGGCAACGATGTCATGCACCGCCTCGCCGCGCGCCGCCGCGAAGTCGCGAAAGGACGGTCCTGA
- a CDS encoding L-ribulose-5-phosphate 4-epimerase has product MSLTDEILGTVGELRETVANLHGELTRNALVIWTAGNVSARVPGRELMVIKPSGVSYDDLSADTMVVTDLHGELVHGELAPSSDTAAHAYVYRHMPEIGGVVHTHSTYATAWAARGEPIPCVLTMIADEFGGDIPVGPFALIGDDSIGRGIVETLRTSRSKAVLMRNHGPFTVGRTARDAVKAAVMVEDVARTVHKAFELGTPEPLPPEDVDRLYARYQNVYGQH; this is encoded by the coding sequence ATGTCGTTGACCGACGAAATCCTCGGCACCGTCGGGGAACTGCGGGAGACCGTGGCGAACCTGCACGGCGAGCTGACCCGCAACGCGCTGGTCATCTGGACCGCGGGCAACGTCTCGGCCCGGGTCCCCGGGCGCGAGCTGATGGTGATCAAGCCGTCCGGGGTGTCCTACGACGACCTGTCCGCCGACACCATGGTCGTCACCGACCTCCACGGTGAGCTGGTCCACGGCGAGCTGGCGCCGTCTTCGGACACCGCCGCGCACGCCTACGTCTACCGGCACATGCCCGAGATCGGCGGCGTCGTGCACACCCACTCGACGTACGCCACGGCGTGGGCCGCCCGCGGCGAGCCCATCCCGTGCGTGCTCACGATGATCGCCGACGAGTTCGGCGGAGACATCCCGGTCGGGCCGTTCGCCCTGATCGGCGACGACTCCATCGGCCGCGGCATCGTCGAGACGCTGCGCACGAGCCGCTCCAAGGCCGTGCTGATGCGCAACCACGGCCCGTTCACCGTCGGCCGCACGGCGCGGGACGCGGTCAAGGCCGCGGTGATGGTCGAGGACGTCGCCCGCACCGTGCACAAGGCCTTCGAGCTCGGCACGCCCGAACCCCTCCCACCCGAGGACGTCGACCGGCTCTACGCCCGGTACCAGAACGTCTACGGCCAGCACTGA
- the araA gene encoding L-arabinose isomerase encodes MTRASKPQLWFLTGSQALYGEETLEQVAGQSLRIQQLLAAAGGLPAEIVGKPVLTEASSIRRVLQEANADAACVGVIAWMHTFSPAKMWITGLDALRKPLLHLHTQLNEALPWSTIDMDFMNLNQAAHGDREFGFIQTRLGVPRKTVAGHVSDPVVVARIDAWARAAIGADHLRNLRLARFGDNMRDVAVTEGDKVEAELRFGVSVNTYGVNDLVELVDSVSEKDTVDPLVARYAEDYNVVADLAAGGARHDSLRYAARIEAGMRKFLTDGGFGAFTTNFEDLGGLRQLPGLAVQRLMADGYGFGGEGDWKTSALLAAVKAMGVGVGWGTSFMEDYTYHFGPGTPKILGAHMLEVCPSIAAAKPSCEIHPLGIGGREDPVRLVFDAQPGPGVTLGLVDLGDRFRLVANEIEVVVPDEPLPNLPVARAVWEPAPSLSTSAESWITAGGPHHTVLTQAVGTETLRDFANLLGVELLVIDKDTTPHGFADRIRWNQAYHRLAQGF; translated from the coding sequence ATGACCCGCGCGTCGAAACCCCAGCTCTGGTTCCTCACCGGGAGCCAGGCCCTCTACGGCGAGGAGACCCTCGAGCAGGTCGCCGGCCAGTCCCTGCGCATCCAGCAGCTCCTGGCCGCCGCCGGCGGGCTCCCGGCCGAGATCGTCGGCAAGCCGGTGCTGACCGAAGCCTCGTCGATCCGGCGGGTCCTGCAGGAAGCGAACGCCGACGCCGCCTGCGTCGGCGTCATCGCGTGGATGCACACCTTCTCGCCCGCGAAGATGTGGATCACCGGGCTGGACGCGCTGCGCAAGCCGCTGCTGCACCTGCACACCCAGCTCAACGAAGCCCTGCCGTGGTCCACCATCGACATGGACTTCATGAACCTCAACCAGGCCGCGCACGGCGACCGCGAGTTCGGGTTCATCCAGACCCGACTGGGCGTGCCGCGCAAGACGGTCGCCGGGCACGTCTCCGACCCGGTCGTCGTCGCGCGGATCGACGCGTGGGCGCGCGCCGCCATCGGTGCCGACCACCTGCGCAACCTCCGGCTGGCCCGGTTCGGCGACAACATGCGCGACGTCGCCGTCACCGAGGGGGACAAGGTCGAAGCCGAGCTGCGGTTCGGCGTCTCGGTCAACACCTACGGCGTCAACGACCTCGTCGAGCTGGTCGACTCGGTGTCCGAAAAGGACACGGTGGACCCGCTCGTGGCGCGGTACGCCGAGGATTACAACGTTGTCGCGGACCTGGCGGCCGGGGGAGCGCGGCACGACTCGCTGCGGTACGCGGCCCGGATCGAAGCCGGGATGCGGAAGTTCCTGACCGACGGCGGGTTCGGCGCGTTCACCACGAACTTCGAGGACCTCGGCGGCCTGCGCCAGCTGCCCGGGCTCGCCGTCCAGCGGCTGATGGCCGACGGCTACGGCTTCGGCGGCGAGGGCGACTGGAAGACCTCCGCGCTCCTCGCCGCGGTCAAGGCGATGGGCGTCGGTGTCGGCTGGGGCACCTCGTTCATGGAGGACTACACCTACCACTTCGGGCCGGGCACGCCGAAGATCCTCGGCGCGCACATGCTGGAGGTCTGCCCGAGCATCGCCGCCGCGAAGCCGTCCTGCGAGATCCACCCGCTGGGCATCGGCGGCCGCGAAGACCCGGTCCGGCTCGTGTTCGACGCCCAGCCGGGCCCCGGTGTCACCCTCGGCCTGGTCGACCTCGGCGACCGGTTCCGGCTCGTCGCCAACGAGATCGAGGTCGTCGTACCCGACGAGCCGCTGCCCAACCTGCCGGTCGCGCGGGCGGTGTGGGAGCCGGCGCCGTCGCTGTCGACGTCGGCCGAGTCGTGGATCACCGCGGGCGGCCCGCACCACACCGTGCTCACCCAGGCCGTGGGCACCGAAACCCTTCGCGACTTCGCGAACCTGCTCGGCGTCGAGCTGCTGGTGATCGACAAGGACACCACGCCGCACGGCTTCGCCGACCGCATCCGCTGGAACCAGGCGTACCACCGCCTCGCCCAGGGCTTCTGA
- the chvE gene encoding multiple monosaccharide ABC transporter substrate-binding protein: MKFTRTLAGIAAAGLVLTLSACGSSQKTADQTAAPGAASAAGALVGVTMPTKSSERWIHDGDNIKSALEKLGYKVDLQYAENDIPTQVNQIENQITKGAKLLVIASIDGTAITTQLQEAADKKIPVIAYDRLIRNSPNVDYYATFDNFKVGVEQANSLVKGLGNGPGPFNIELFAGSPDDNNATFFFNGAMSVLKPLMDSGKLVVKSGQTDFARAAILRWDPATAQRRMEDLLTKTYTGGAKVAGVLSPYDGLSIGILSALKSNGYGTAGQPYAIVTGQDAEVASVKSIIAGEQYSTIFKDTRILADTTVKMADAVLKGAKPEVNNTTDYDNGKKVVPSFLLQPVTVDKANYQKELVDSGYYTAGQLK, translated from the coding sequence ATGAAGTTCACCAGAACACTCGCGGGGATCGCCGCCGCGGGACTCGTGCTGACGCTGTCCGCGTGCGGCTCGAGCCAGAAAACCGCCGACCAGACGGCGGCACCCGGCGCCGCGAGCGCGGCCGGCGCGCTGGTCGGCGTCACCATGCCGACGAAGTCGTCGGAACGCTGGATCCACGACGGCGACAACATCAAGTCGGCGCTGGAGAAGCTCGGCTACAAGGTCGACCTGCAGTACGCCGAGAACGACATCCCGACCCAGGTGAACCAGATCGAGAACCAGATCACCAAGGGCGCCAAGCTCCTGGTCATCGCCTCGATCGACGGCACCGCCATCACCACCCAGCTGCAGGAAGCGGCGGACAAGAAGATCCCGGTCATCGCCTACGACCGGCTGATCCGCAACTCGCCGAACGTCGACTACTACGCCACCTTCGACAACTTCAAGGTCGGCGTCGAGCAGGCGAACTCGCTGGTCAAGGGCCTGGGCAACGGGCCGGGACCGTTCAACATCGAGCTGTTCGCCGGCTCGCCGGACGACAACAACGCCACGTTCTTCTTCAACGGCGCGATGTCCGTCCTCAAGCCGCTGATGGACAGCGGCAAGCTGGTCGTCAAGAGCGGGCAGACCGACTTCGCCCGCGCGGCCATCCTGCGCTGGGACCCGGCCACCGCGCAGCGGCGCATGGAGGACCTGCTCACCAAGACCTACACCGGTGGTGCGAAGGTCGCGGGCGTGCTTTCGCCGTACGACGGCCTGTCGATCGGCATCCTGTCGGCGCTGAAGAGCAACGGCTACGGCACCGCCGGCCAGCCGTACGCCATCGTCACCGGGCAGGACGCCGAGGTCGCGTCGGTCAAGTCCATCATCGCCGGTGAGCAGTACTCGACGATCTTCAAGGACACCCGCATCCTCGCCGACACCACGGTGAAGATGGCCGACGCGGTGCTCAAGGGCGCCAAGCCCGAGGTCAACAACACCACCGACTACGACAACGGCAAGAAGGTCGTCCCGTCCTTCCTGCTGCAGCCGGTCACCGTGGACAAGGCCAACTACCAGAAGGAGCTCGTCGACTCCGGCTACTACACGGCAGGTCAGCTGAAATGA
- the mmsA gene encoding multiple monosaccharide ABC transporter ATP-binding protein → MTELLGMRGITKTFPGVKALSDVTLSVNSGEIHAICGENGAGKSTLMKVLSGVYPHGTYDGEIHFDGQRCEFGSVRDSERHGIVIIHQELALCGQLSIAENIFLGNERGKRGWVDWNRTNHEAGALLKRVGLAENPVTPVQELGVGKQQLVEIAKALSKEVRLLILDEPTAALNDEDSAHLLELLRGLRQDGVTCVIISHKLGEVTAIADTVTILRDGRTIETLEAAGLTEERIITGMVGRDLEHRFPPREPDIGEEVLRIEDWTVHSPTQAGRVVVDNASLSLRRGEIVGLAGLMGAGRTELAMSVFGRSYGKDISGKILKHGEEIDVRSVRDAVRHGIAYATEDRKRYGLNLIEDIQRNVSAAGLGKLAKRGWVNEHAEHDTAVGFRRNLSIKAPSVRSVTGKLSGGNQQKVVLAKWIFTDPDVLILDEPTRGIDVGAKFEIYTIINELAAQGKAVLVISSELPELLGLCDRIYALSAGRITGEATREQATQELLMQYMTKERE, encoded by the coding sequence ATGACCGAACTGCTCGGCATGCGCGGGATCACCAAGACCTTCCCCGGGGTCAAGGCGCTGTCGGACGTCACGCTTTCCGTGAACAGCGGCGAGATCCACGCGATCTGCGGGGAGAACGGCGCCGGGAAGTCCACCTTGATGAAGGTGCTTTCCGGCGTCTACCCGCACGGGACGTACGACGGCGAGATCCACTTCGACGGGCAGCGGTGTGAGTTCGGTTCGGTGCGCGACAGCGAGCGGCACGGGATCGTCATCATCCACCAGGAGCTCGCGCTGTGCGGGCAGCTCTCGATAGCCGAGAACATCTTCCTCGGCAACGAACGCGGCAAGCGGGGCTGGGTCGACTGGAACCGCACGAACCACGAGGCCGGCGCGCTGCTCAAGCGCGTCGGCCTCGCCGAAAACCCGGTGACGCCGGTGCAGGAGCTCGGCGTCGGCAAGCAGCAGCTGGTCGAGATCGCCAAGGCGCTGTCCAAGGAGGTCCGGCTGCTGATCCTCGACGAGCCCACCGCGGCGCTCAACGACGAGGATTCGGCCCACCTGCTGGAGCTGCTGCGCGGGCTGCGCCAGGACGGCGTGACCTGCGTGATCATCTCGCACAAGCTCGGCGAGGTGACGGCGATCGCCGACACCGTCACCATCCTGCGGGACGGCCGCACCATCGAGACGCTGGAAGCGGCCGGGCTGACGGAAGAGCGGATCATCACCGGGATGGTCGGCCGCGACCTCGAGCACCGGTTCCCGCCCCGGGAGCCGGACATCGGCGAAGAGGTGCTGCGGATCGAGGACTGGACCGTGCACAGCCCCACCCAGGCCGGGCGGGTCGTCGTCGACAACGCGTCGCTTTCGCTGCGGCGCGGGGAGATCGTCGGACTGGCCGGGCTGATGGGCGCGGGCCGCACCGAGCTGGCGATGAGCGTGTTCGGCCGGTCCTACGGCAAGGACATCTCCGGGAAGATCCTCAAGCACGGCGAGGAGATCGACGTCCGGTCGGTGCGCGACGCCGTCCGCCACGGCATCGCCTACGCCACCGAGGACCGGAAGCGCTACGGGCTCAACCTGATCGAGGACATCCAGCGCAACGTGTCCGCGGCCGGGCTGGGCAAGCTGGCGAAGCGCGGCTGGGTCAACGAGCACGCCGAGCACGACACGGCCGTCGGGTTCCGCCGGAACCTGTCGATCAAGGCGCCGTCCGTGCGCAGCGTGACCGGGAAGCTCTCCGGCGGCAACCAGCAGAAGGTCGTGCTGGCCAAGTGGATCTTCACCGACCCGGACGTGCTGATCCTCGACGAGCCGACCCGCGGCATCGACGTCGGCGCGAAGTTCGAGATCTACACGATCATCAACGAGCTGGCCGCGCAGGGGAAGGCCGTGCTGGTCATCTCCTCCGAGCTGCCGGAGCTGCTCGGGCTCTGCGACCGGATCTACGCGCTGTCGGCGGGGCGGATCACCGGCGAGGCGACCCGCGAACAAGCCACCCAGGAACTGCTGATGCAGTACATGACGAAGGAACGGGAATGA